A single window of Gossypium arboreum isolate Shixiya-1 chromosome 13, ASM2569848v2, whole genome shotgun sequence DNA harbors:
- the LOC108484274 gene encoding tubulin-folding cofactor B-like: MASRLQIEGDASVLLRVTHSNLKSFAADIRFSLQMNVEAVKDKLWKKCGTSVNSMRLELYDDCKNKLCDLSDDSRPLGFYSPLDGFRLHIIDLDPSSVTSGGWLEDTSLVEKYSISEDEYNKRSGTFRKFKEQMASQNPSEFRNKMSDDYMGDLCSNIKVGDRCEVDPGEKRGVVKYVGRAEALGPGFWIGVQYDEPLGKHDGIVKGTRYFQCPPLCGAMVRPDKVKVGYYPERDPFEEDEI, translated from the exons ATGGCATCACGGCTGCAAATCGAGGGCGATGCCTCAGTGCTGCTTCGAGTCACTCACTCCAACCTCAAAAGCTTCGCCGCTGACATTCGCTTCTCTCTTCAG ATGAACGTGGAAGCAGTGAAAGATAAGCTATGGAAGAAATGTGGGACTTCAGTAAATTCAATGCGGTTAGAGCTATATGATGATTGTAAAAATAAACTTTGTGATTTAAGCGATGATTCAAGACCTCTCGGTTTCTATTCTCCACTAGATGG GTTCCGACTACACATTATAGATCTTGATCCTTCATCGGTAACTTCGGGAGGGTGGCTTGAAGATACGTCATTAGTCGAGAAGTACTCGATTTCTGAAGATGAATACAATAAACGTTCTG GTACATTTAGGAAATTCAAGGAACAGATGGCATCTCAAAATCCATCAGAATTCAGGAATAAA ATGTCAGATGACTACATGGGAGACCTCTGCTCAAATATCAAG GTAGGAGACAGATGTGAAGTTGATCCAGGGGAGAAAAGAGGTGTTGTCAAATATGTGGGTCGAGCAGAAGCATTAGGGCCAGGCTTTTGGATTGGAGTTCAATATGATGAGCCATTGGGAAAACATGATGGAAT AGTGAAAGGAACTCGATATTTTCAATGCCCTCCACTTTGCGGTGCAATGGTTAGGCCTGACAAAGTAAAG GTTGGTTACTATCCTGAACGAGATCCGTTTGAGGAGGATGAGATATGA